The Lonchura striata isolate bLonStr1 chromosome 11, bLonStr1.mat, whole genome shotgun sequence DNA segment AGCATTTTGTGGGCTAAATTAAGGTGGAGATGAGGTTTCTTCTTCTCACAGCTCTCAGTCAGCTGAGCTACAACATTTCCATTGTGTTTATTTCCCTGCAAGAATTTATCAGACCTGGAAGAAGTATCCGGTACAATCCCTGATTTTCCCCATGTCCAGGAGCAGCAATCCCTTGTGCCTGACACTGTGTTTGTTTTGCAGGTGCTTGATGATGTTAGGAGTAAATCCAAAGCCAGATGAAGAGCGGCCTAAGCAATGGAGGTGCCAACCCCAGAGCCCGTGTACGTTGACGTGGACAAGGGCCTGACGTTAGCATGCTTTGTCTTCCTCTGCCTCTTCCTGATTGTGATGATCATCCGCTGTGCAAAAGTCATCATGGACCCCTACAGCGCCATCCCGACGTCCACGTGGGAGGAGCAGCACCTGGATGACTGACAGGGGCTCCCAGACACAGCCACGGGGTGCTGTGGTGCAGGAGGCCTTGTCAGCACACAAACAGCTATTTTCAGATATGCAGGGCAAAGGCAATATCTCCAAGAGCACATAgtgtaaattatttttgctcAACAGGTCAAGATATCAGCAAGCCATTCTGGCAGCAGAGTTTACTACTATGCAGCAATTATTACTTTACGGTTGCCATTTTAACTCAAGTAGCACAAGATTCTCCAGATTTTCTAACATAAGTCTTGGTCTAGCACAGTTTGTCCCACACTCAATATCACCCACAAACCCAGGGTAACCATCAATACCATGAAGAAGCAACAAGAGTATTCTGTCTTCCCTGAAAACAGATTGCTTCAAACATTGATTTCTTCCTATGTCATTATGGGTGGATTTTAGGAAAGGCCCAGATTTCATATACCAGAGCATCATTAAATGCTGAAGTACCTCTGGCTGAGTAGAATCATACAAGCAGATTTATTCTTGCCTCACTTGTTGTGCACTTGCACTCCCTACCCCACTGCAGCCATATTTCCAGTGCCCAGGACACAGACACTCACACTTAGGGGGTCCTGGACTGCTCTAGACCCCATAGCACCACCTTGTTCTGTCCTGGCCATGCAAAAAACAGCCATTTCCTCTGTCATGGGTCTTGGATTAGTCAGGCCACTGACTTTGAGCTTAGTAGGCACCAAAAACCCCTGAAGCAGAGCCTGGACAGTGCTGGTGTCAACTATATAAAACCTGCTGTGATTTTCAAAGAGTGATTCCACATGCAATTTCACCCTTCTTTTGCTTCAGGTGCACTTCAGTGGGATGAGGCAGGACTGGGATGACAAGGACAATAAGCAGAGAGACTTTTCTCCCAGCTTTGTCATTCAGACTCCTCAGCATAACATTTACAGTCACACACAATAATAAGCATTCTACCTCGGAGAAATCAATCTCCTTCAAAGGAAGATTTTCCCCACGAGTTTGTAAGGTACATTTCTTTCTCTCAATTCATTAAGACAGCCATTATGCAAGAAGGCATAAGTGAACATGGGAGCACTGGAAATTTATTATTTACCTTTGAAGAGTGGGGACTGCAGCATTCCATAGTTCTCTATTCCTCAAATTCTAAGGTTTGCTCAtgcctgctttttctttcatgacTCCATGTTCAACTTATGGGATTGAAAGAAAGCAATTCAGAGCAGCTACTGCAACCACAGCAAGCACCATGAACAGACAAGGCTTGAAAGCACAAAACTTCAAGAAGGGCATTTCTCCTCCTCACCATCCTACCTGACCCCCAGGTTCTTGCCATGAGACAATGCACAGTGGGTGGGAACAGTGGAAGCAAAGGCTGTGACAAGAAAATTGGGACATGGACTTTGTAAGGCACTGATCTAGCTCCAACAGATTTGTTTGATGATCAGACAAGTCAATTTTTATGTGCCTCAGTCTACTCATCAGTGAAATGGGTGTAACAATTTCATCTTGTCACACCTCATTTTGTCTGTCTAATAACCAGAAAGCACCTGGAGAGCCTTAGACAGGGACACAGAAATGAGGTTCTTACTTACACCTCTTCCTGCTAAAACCAGTAGGGAAGGTCTGGGTCTTGTTACACTGCAGGACTCTGTTATACAGGCAGAGAACTTGTCCAGACCCCCATTTCCTCTCTCACTGCAGTATTTTGGGCCAAATGGCACCTGGCTTTTTTGCATAGCCCACTGATTTCTGAGGATGTAAGGTGCTCAATACTGCGAATACAGAATCCCAAAACAGCAGGCTATGAGGCATATGGAGATTTTGCATGAGTCTTTTGAAACACACAATTTTTCCTGATCTCCGTTGTAGGAGATCCCATTCCTGAGGCAGGAAATTCAAAGATTAGCTTTCCTCCTGATGTCCTCTAGCAAGAGACCTCCACTGCTTCCATTACCTACTGCAGATTGCTCCTCAGGCTGTTATTTAGCCTCAGCTTCAGCTAGCCAGGTAATCACCAGTAACAGAGCACTCTTTTCAGGCTTAAATGTTGAATGTTCATTGTATTTGGAGCCAACCCACAGTTCTCTCTTATCAGTGAGCAAGTCTATCTGTACCATAGGATGGATGTCCCAGCTCAAAGAACAAAACTTCTGCTCCTTGGGCTAAAATCTGGAACCTGTTTTTTGTCATTAAAACTTTCATCCCTTTAGTGGGCCTATTtacaaaacaaggaaaatagCAAAATTCCATCCAGGCTAGGGACACTTTCAGTGTGCAGGTCACCTGGCCAAGCTCACAGCTGGTGCAGAGCAAGGACAGAGCTTGTCCTCACACCTCTCAGTGCCAATACTCCACTTGGTGTTTATCTGCATGCAGGACTCTCTGGCATTGTCACATGTCATTGACAAGCCCCAGTTCAGCTAAGGACTTATTCAGGTGCTCAAGTTTAAGCCTCTGAGCAGGCTGCCCAACTACAGAGACCAGGGTCAGTCCTGTGGCACGTCCCTGGCAGGGACTGCACACAGTCCTTGGAGGAGCAAAGCCTGTCTGAGGATGAAGGGTTACAAATGCTAAGGAAGCAAATTGATAAATTTGCTTTGCAAGGATGGTTGccacttttttctctctttgtccAGCTGAACAAACCATTTAATGGATTTTCCTGAAAATCTTAATGAAAAAGCCCCTCTGGGTAgctttattttctaataaaaaaggCACTTGTTCTCCTGGTATAGACTCTCAAGTCCATCCTTCTGTTgacaaaaaatatctttataaaAATCTGGATATTCACATACATGACTGCATAAAAGTCAACAAGATTGTTTTTATAGAGAAAATGTAAATCTATTGATCTCTTCACTCTTGTGACCAGTGACTCAAGCCTGTCTGAGTTCAAGGAGCctttggacaacactctcaggcacaAGGTGGCATTCCTGGGATGTCCTGTGCCGGGCCAGGacttggactcgatgatcctgatgggtccctcccaactcagcatattctaggATTCATTCtaatttctgcctttccccaCTGGTTACAATCACACAACCTCACTCCTCTTTAACCAAAAGCAATATTAAATATCATGCCTAAGCCAGACATGCTCAGCTCCCTCCCCTGGAGCCAGGcctgtcccaccccagggctgtcactgcagctctggctggtgCCAGCCCCGCTGGCAAAGCCATGCTCACGGCCAGGGAAGATCTCTGTCAGCAGGAGCTGCATgactgggcttggagcaatTCCAGCTGCATGCAACAAGTGCCTCTGCTagttttggttcttttttaaTCATTGTGCCATACTACCAGCAACTGCACTCAGAGGATGCAAGTCAAACTTGTTGCAAGTGTATTTATCTAACATAATAAACAGCTTCGACATGGAAAAATCTCCTTGCCATCTCTGTTGTGGTTTTCTTACAGTTGCCAGGacatctttaaaaatacaacacAACATGATTTACAAGAAGGGCATACATTCATGACAGCAGAGAACAACTCCCTGTGTAGCTGCATCACTACAGAATTTGGgagctcagggcagagctgacAGAGCCCCAGGTGttcctgtggctctgcagaagCTCAGCCTTTCCAGAGGGGCTATTTCGGTGACTCCCTTGGCCAGGAGGAGCCCTCAGCTCAGAGGGGGACTGCAGCATCTGTATTTCAGCAATTCATTATCAGTAACAAATTGCATACCAAAAGAAATAGGGCCACTGAGACCAAAATCCCTCCTGCTAGGGACTGAAAATGAAGAGCATGGAGCATCTGCAGGGGTCTCTTTGAAGAAAATCCAGAGTATGGGATATGCAGGGTAAAAATCACCTAGGGAACTCCACTTcttgaaaaagatgaagagatGAATTGCTAATTCTTTCATCTTGAAAATGGGCTCTGTTGCCTGAAAGCTGGGTGCTTTATAGATCCGCTTGTCCCTGCAGCAAGTCCTCTGGCAGCAGGATTTTTTGTGCCTGGAACCCAGTTTGCCACAGAGACCAAACCCCACTGATAAATCCTTACTTCTCTCCTAGTCAGAATCAGGGGCTGGAGTCTTTACGCTGTTTTCTGTACAGCTACTCTGGCTAAGGTAGGAGCAGACCTGAACtgaggccagcagcagctgaatttGAGCAGACACCCTGGAATTGTTTTTCTGGAAGAAGCAGGGACTGATGGCAAGCCAGACACCCACatgatgctgctgcagcctcttctGGCCAaaggtgtccccagcctgctGGGTCATTCCAGCCTGAGCAGGCAGCTTCAGCCCAGACTGCCTCAGCtcagagccagcacagcactTGGATGGGGAAATGCTGTGCTCAGACTTCAGCCATCTCCTTCagacttttaaatttttgttaaaaccattttcattaaaaatgatCAATACCTTGCTAGCCAGGAGGAAAGCTCTGCTCACACACATGTTTAAAGCAATAAACAATTTGAAAATGCTGGTTGCATTTATTCTCAGGTCATCATATATAATTCAATTCACAATGGTGTTAAGAAACATTGAATTACAGAATTCTTAGTTACAAAGTTCCATGTTTTGTACTGGAACCTAGCCAGGCAGCCCACACAGGGAAATCAGAAatcaaaaatgtattaaaattgcATTAAGTGTGCCAAAGCCATAAGGAGTGCGAAGTTTTTCAAAACTTATTTTATATGCAAGATTGATTTGatttctccagcagctgctgccttgcCTCTGCAGATGGAAGGAAGTGCCTGGTAGGGGTGAGCAAAGCTGGACACACTTCAGCccctccagcagatcccagATGGGGTCCCAGGACATGACAGCTCCAgggcacccagagctctgcagggcactGGAGGTGCTGGCTGCAaggctgagccctgagcacaaTGTCCTGGACCCAGTGCACAGTGAGGAGAGGGACAAGAAACCCTCCCTGTGCTTGCagttccctgccagcccctcggGATTCATGGACCAAGGGGTTgatcctccaggctgagccaaGGGATGCCCAGCTGCCACCAGGGacttctgctcctgcagcattCCCTTGGATGTTCACCAACTCTGTTAACAccagcagctctcagctgcTTATGGAGCAAACAATATTGAGCAAACAGAGTAAAACCAGAATGTAGAGGTCTGATTAAAACTCCATGGAAAACCAAGCACTTGTGCAACACAGAAAGAGTTGAGGTGAAGATGTTCTTGGGAATGAGGGAAGATGAGAGGAGGAACAGCTCTCAGCAGATTTGTATGGAGCAGCATGGTGCCAGTACCTCAGCATGTCCCTCACGTACTTCCAAAGCCTTCAATCAATTTTAAAATCCCAGAAATGATCTCCTTCTTTCTCACTAAGCAGCAACTATGTGGCCATTctgagcagaagcagcaatCAAACCTGAGAAATGGTCTCCTGCCTCATTGCTTAACACCAAAAGCTACGTATCACCTACCAGCCCTGTCCCTCCTCACAAAGTCACTACCTTGACCCTGAACAGCTACTGAGAGAGTGTTTTACTTTGAGTTATTGCTGCCTGGGTAATGAAAGAATTATGAATATTGCTGACCCAAACGCTTAcataaaaactaattttttttacaagatATCATGTCCATTTCTAATTAgaatctctgcagaaaactacTTCAGGTGAAGAGTGCCTACATTTCACAGCAAAAAGCCATTGGTTCCTTTAAATTCTGAAATACGTTTTAAGGGCTTATTCcatgctcctttttttttttttttttttttttgacacttAATTATACCAACAGCACTATTATAAATTACCCCCAGCTTTTTCATTACACACCAACCAGACGACGCTTTGATCTGTAAGAAAATGCATCTCAAAGTACTAAACAGTGGCTGCCTCTAGTTTTGCTACCAGCAAAATAACAAAATCAGGTGGAATAGTGGCAGGCAGGATGATTTATTGCCTCTGTGTCCACCCTGTGATAAAGCAGCACAACCcagaagcagctcctgcaccccTCCAGCAGCCCAACACCACTCACCCTTGGGATCACTGTGCTCCAGCACGGATTGCTGCTGGAACTGCTGACCTCTGCTGAGTAGGAAGCACCAGGCAGGAGAAGGATGctccaggccagcacaagagctgTGGTTTCCACTTAGACCCTGAATGAGGCCTCTCAGGTGGCTGACACAGctgaaaggttttattttttcctccaggcTTCTGAAGATCTAAGAAGAATTTTCTTGTTCTACACACAGGTTATAAACCCACAAACCTGGTGCTGTGATTGGGGCAGTGTAAACGGAgctctgaggttttttttgtgggttttttccacttttgttTGAAGTCAGATTATAATCAAACTGAGAAAAATACATCTAAATCAAACAAAAACTAGTAATCTCCAGAAGGAGAGACAGCCATGCTCAACCCTAACTGAAACAAAACCTTCCAGAAGTGCATGAGAAACTCTTTGTAAAGGCAATCAACTGGCACTTCAAAAACAAACTTTTCCCAAGCACCCAGTCAGCCTGTTAGGCTAAAACACTCTTGTTCCAAAAGCCTGATTTTTTCATCTGTGCTCAGCTTCccccaaaaccagaagaaaGCTCCATCACATTCATTTTAAAGGATAAGGGTGCAAACTactcccagctgccccaggggagGAGGAGCAAGCGGGAGGTGCCCATACCACTTGTGtgtttcccaaaatttgggtcaCAGGCTGCTTCCCCCCCAGGCATTGGGTGCTGCTGGTCCCAGGCCAaagctgctctgtgggcagcccTGCACATTGCAGCACAGGTTGTGCCCTTCACTCTCCCTTGACACAGGGATGAGAatcagcagtgctggtggctCAGAGCTCGCTGCGTTGGGCAAGGGCAGTGTGGCCATGGGTCCCCTTCTCCACAGTGCCCACCCAGAAAGACCCACTGCATTCTTCTGGGGGGGAAGAAAGTGGTCTTAGGCACACAGAAAagtttgtctctttttttatcATCTCCTGGCATTTTGGCCCACATCCATGTAGCAGGCAGCAGATGACTCTGAGCTCTGTCCTGAGATTTTGGACATCATCCAGCTCACCTCCAAAACCTGCTGTGCCTGAGGTCCTTTCCAGAAATTACCCACCTCCTGGGAATCTGGAACTTCTCCAGATGTCCCCTGCTAGAGAAGCTCAGCTCAGTCACCTTGGGGCCACAGGGGgcccttccctcctcccacccATCCCCAGCGTGGTGCAGGGGTGCTTGGCCCAGGGATGTACAGAGTGGCCACTGCAAAGCCACCTCCTCCCTCGGGGCTGGCTGGCTCTGGGGCACGAGGCAGCTTGGAGGGATCTGTGGCTGGGTGCCTCCATCCTGGCCAGGTTTGGGGTCTCAGCACTACTGAACTTCTGCCTGAGCAGGCAACAATTCCCACTTGCTGGCAGGACTTGCAGCATCCAGTTGGCTGTTTGGAAGAGGAATTCATTGGGTGGGAGAGGAATTAATTCTTTGGAAGATGAATTCACCTTTACCCTGCTCAAAGTTCAGGAAGAGCCCTATGGATTTACAGTTCTCCTAAGTACTCCTGTGTCAGAggccaggacatccctctggctgccctggctgtctcaagaccttggcatgaagtcaaaatcacctgtggcttcaatttcagcccatggaaaaagctgtcaattttgtatgaggaattgCAAGTCAAAAGGGTTTGAGTGACGtgatatttgaactaacacagggtggaaaagtagaattttgggatttttagaatggggttcaggggggtacaagatggagggatttgggcatgtcctagTCTTCTCCTTcatcttgtcctccatgtcttggtgtgatggtgacacttttctattggtttaaggtagagattcaCTGTCTCACATAGGTGATGGGAATTAGTGGTAGATTGTAAACATAATATATGTAGTTTTGAATATATAAGATGGGAGCCGCCCGAGGctcgggggggggggggggggggggcagatGGCCATGGCTTCCTTGCCATGTTAGAGATAAGAAGAATGTTagagataagaagaaataaacaaccttgaaaacacaATCGGaagcattccaggctccttTGGCTGCGTCTGGCTagggaagcaaagactctttATGATCTCTCGGGGTCACCCTGACCATCAGAACCCTGAGAGAAATCAACATTTCTGCACCCAGAAAGCCTTGACACCTCAGTCCTCCTTGGCCATGCCTTGCATCAAGGTCACAGGCCCAGCATCAgctctctgcctccctcctcaGACATGGCACTTCCAGGACATCAGATATGCCAAGGTGcaccagggatgctgctcctGAAGAGAAATTACTCTCCTGGATAAATGCTTTGTGCTCAAGGGAAGAGGATGGGTTATTTCTAAATCCAAGGGGGAAGGTGTCAACTCACAATTGTCCTTTGAGGTCAAAAGATTGCACAAAGCATCTATAAATTGATGATCCAGTAAGAGTACATTAAATAAATATCTGCCTATTAGTTCAGCTCCAAGAGCCTGAAGGCAAAATAGCTTTTCCTTGATAAACAACAAAGAGCCAATGTTTTCCTGGCCAGGTCATCCTTGATTTGGGGATGAACCTCCAAGCATCATTCTTTAAAGAACTATTATTTTTGCACACTAGAAGAGAGCCTATTACAGTGCATATGCCACATTAGCAGTGATTTATATGCGCTgccacattttttctttaattttaatttcaaattaattttcctcttcttcatgGCCATAAGGTTCATGTTCCTGGTCAGCTCCAGGTTCTTCCCAAGGTGACATCAAATGTCCTCTCAGCCCACATCAGCAAAACTACCTGGCAGAGCTTTTGAGCGGCAATGGGACAGCTGctagaaaagcagcagcatgggCTCATCCTGCTGTCACCACATGGAGCCAGCAGCCACATCAGGTTCTTCAGTTTGAGGACCAAGCAAATATTTAACAAGTTCCCCTTGCACTACACCACAGTTCATTATCCGGTCTCCCGAGCTCCTTCAGTCAGTAATATCCTCTAATTGATGTGATTTGGCACTGGGCCATGGAGTTAAATTGATTTGTAGGCCAGCAGGAGACAGCAGATGCCCTTTACACTTGAGGAAAGTGGCATGTGGCTGTGTTtactggctgctgcaggggaatGCTGTGGCACCAGATGCcttttggggtgcaggaaggGGCTTGGTGTCCTCTGTCCACAGCCCCTGTTGAGTGGCAGGATGTGACTGTCACCAGGGAGTGCCTGGGGATCACTCCAGTGATGAAATTCCCCCTCCCTCCTCAACCCAAGGCATGCTGGTGCACAGGGTGAGAGAGAAACAGGGAATTCCCTTCCCTAAACCAGGGCAGGAGGAACAAGGGTGATCATTTGACCATGACCTTTTGAAGGGTGTCCCAGCACAGTCTCCATCTCTGGGCTGGAATCAATCTGGGCCAGGAGAGCTGCCTCTGGTTGTGtaagagcaggaggagcagggacatCCTGCCTGTTGCCTTCAGTAGTGTTGATTATCACATTTCCAAACTGTTTTGTTGCAAATTATTTTAGGGCACAGTCATGTAACTCTTGCTCAGGAAGGTCTATAAGTTTTAACAACTGTATTCAACTTGTCTTCAGGATTTCACCTCCAGCATATTAACACTGTGGAAAAAGGAAGTCAGCATGGAATCTCAGCTCTTATCACCAGCCTAGTACTCTGAATATTTTAGCTTACTTGAAAGCCTCTTTttataattatgaaaaaaacattaatatgGTAGAAGAGTTAAGAAtctcattttccatttcaatcATCTTATTCATATTCAGAGAATTTTAAGCTAGCACTGAAATCCTTTTCTTATCACACCAGAGAGTATTTGTTAAGATATTTATTGATAATTAAAAATAGTAAGATTACAATCActcat contains these protein-coding regions:
- the CTXND1 gene encoding cortexin domain-containing 1 protein, which codes for MEVPTPEPVYVDVDKGLTLACFVFLCLFLIVMIIRCAKVIMDPYSAIPTSTWEEQHLDD